Sequence from the uncultured Flavobacterium sp. genome:
TTCTTTATGGGAGATTTAATTCTAAAATGCATCATAAGTTTAGGATTTCATTTTTCTGATTTTAGTAGTTTGTTGATTCAAACAATAACTTCGACTTTTATAGTTTTAATGACTGCGGAATTTCTTCCGAAAGTATTTTTTCAGATTTATGCCAATACGTTGATTAAAGCTTTTGCGCTTCCGGCGTATTTGTTTTATCGATTGTTCTATTACATTTCGACTTTCTTTATTTGGATATCAGATTTTGTTTTGAGGAAATTCTTTAAAACAGAAGGAGATCAGACGCAACTTTATTTTAGTAAAATAGAACTCGGAAATTATATCACAGAACAAATGAATTCTGTAGAAGACGATGAAGAAGTAGATTCTGAGATTCAGATTTTTCAAAATGCTTTAGAGTTTTCAGGCGTAAAAGCGCGCGATATTATGACGCCGCGTACAGAAATTGTAGATGTAGATTTATTTGACAGTATAACAGATCTTAAAGAATTATTTATTGAAACTGGATATTCTAAAATTGTAGTCAGTCAAAACTCTCTGGATGATATTGTGGGTTATGTGCATTCTTTTGACTTGTTTAAGAAGCCAAAAACGATCAAATCCGTTTTGATGACCGTTGAGTTTGTTCCGGAAACAATTTTGATAAAAGACGCTTTGAATTTGCTGATTAAAAAAAGAAAAAACGTTGCGGTAGTTCTAGATGAATACGGAGGAACTTCAGGAATTATTACAATCGAAGATATCGTAGAAGAACTTTTTGGAGAAATCGAAGACGAACATGATTCAGAAGAAGAAGAGTTGATTGAAGAAGAGTTAGGCGAAGGAAAATATTTGTTTTCGACACGCTTGGATGTGGAGTATTTAAATGAAACTTACAAGTTAATGATTCCAGAAGAAGATTCTTACGGGACTTTGGGAGGTTTTATTGTGAATTATACCAAAGAAATCCCTCAAAAGGGCGATGAAATCGTGATTGACAACTTTTATTTCGTGATTGAAGAGGCGACAAATAAGAAAATTGAATTAGTCAAAATGACAATAAAAGACTGATTTTTTAAATTAATAAAAAAAATTGTTGAAAATAAAACGCTAGTTGTATTGTTATTAACTAGATAATTGTATTTTCGCAAACTGAATATAAAATTAACGATAATAAAAATGGCAGTTTTAGCAAAAATTAGACAGCGTTCCGCTTTATTGATAGGAGTTATTGCACTTGCATTATTTGCATTTATAATACAAGATCTTTTCACTAGAGGAAGTTTCGGTCAAAGTTCAAAAGATGTAGGAAGCATCGATGGAAAAGATATTTCATTTGAAGACTTTAGAGTTAAAGTTAGTAATGTTGAAAAAAGTGGTCAAGGAATTACTTCCACTGAAGCTGCAAACAGAGTTTGGGATCAAGAAGTTTCAATCGCATTATTATCTGCTCAGTTTGATAAATTGGGATTAAGAGTTGGTGAAAAACACTTACTTGAAGTTTTAAAAGCAGATCCGAATATTGGTAAAAACCCAATGTTCTTAAATGCAGCTGGATTATTTGATGTAGCTAAATTTAAAGAGTACTTCAAAACAAATCCTGAAGCAGCTCAATATCTTTCTCAAAAAGAGAATGATGCTGAATTGAACGCAAAATATCAAATCTACAGCACACTTGTAAAAGCTGGACTTTATACAACTGTTAGCGAAGGAAAGTTGAAATATGAAATGGAAGCTAACAAAGTAAACTTTGCTTATGCTGCTGCATTATATTCTTCTATTAAAGATAGCGATGTTAAAATTTCTGATGATGAGATCGTTGCTTATATGAAGAAAAACGAGAAAAAATTCAAAGCTGATGAAACTCGTGAAATTCAATACGTTTTAGTAGAAGACAAAGCTTCAAAAGAAGACGAAGCTGAAATTAAAGCTAAAATCACTGCATTATTAAACGGTAGAGTTGAGTACAATACAAAAACTGGTAAAAACGATACGTTACCTGGTTTTAGAAGTGCAACAAACATTGCTGAATTCGTAAACTCAAATTCTGACGTTCCTTACGATTCTACATACGTTCCTAAGAATGCTTTGCCAGCTATCGATGCTGATAAATTATTTAGTTTACCTGCAGGAGCAATTTATGGTCCTTATGTATACGGAAAATATTATGCTATCTCTAAATCTTTAGGATTTAAAGCTGGTGTTAACGCAAAAGCAAGTCATATCTTAATTGCTTATGAAGGATCTCAAACTCCAAATGCTAAAGAAAAAAGAACTAAAGAAGAAGCTAAAGCTAAAGCTGAAGAAATTTTAGCACAAGTTCAGGCTAATCCTGATAGTTTCATGATGTTGGCATTTACAAGTTCTGATGACTCATCTGCTCAACAAGGTGGAGATTTAGGATATTTTGGTCCAAATCAAATGGTGAAACCATTCAATGATTTTGTATTCAATAACGGAATTGGAAAAATTGGTTTAGTTGAAACTCCTTTCGGATTTCACATTATCAAAATTACAGATAAACAAGACGGAATTCGTTTAGCTACAATTGCTCAAAAAATTGAGCCATCTGAAGCTACTTCTGATAAAGTATTTACATTGGCAACTAAATTCGAAATGGACGCTGCTAATAAAGATTTCAATACTACGGCAAAAGAATTAGGTTTAAAAGTTGCTGCTCCGGTAACTGCAAAAGCTTTAGATGAGCAATTTGGTCCATTAGGAAACCAACGTAACATCATCAGATGGGCATATGACAAAGAAACAAGCAAAGGAGATGTAAAACGTTTTGAAATTGCTAATATTGGGCACGTAATTGCACAATACAAAAGCGAAAACAAATCAGGTTTAGTATCTGTTACTTTAGCTAGACCTTATGTTGAGCCAATCTTGAAAAACAAGAAAAAAGCTGAAATGTTAAAAGCTAAAATGACAGGATCTAGCCTTGAAGCTATTGCTAAAAGTGCTGGTGTAGCTGTTCAACAAGCTGCTGACGTAACTATGGATAACCCGGTATTACCTGGTGGAGTTGGACAAGAGCCAAGAGTTGTTGGTAATGCATTTGCTTTGTCTGCAAACAAAATCTCTGCTCCAATTGAAGGAAACACTGGAGTTTATGTTGTAAAAAACATCAGTACTGTTAAAGCTCCAGCTGCTGCTAATCATGCAGAATATGTAGCTAAAGTTAAAGCTCAAAGCGCATCTGATGCAAGCAGAATTTTGCCAGCATTGAAAGCTAACGCTAAAATTGAAGATAACAGATTACAATTTAACTACTAGTATTTAGTAATTAAATAATCAAAATAAAAAAACCCGAAATATTCATTTGAATATTTCGGGTTTTTCTTTGCGCTGTATTGTGTTTTTTGTAGTATTTATTAGCCGCTTTTCTTAATGTATATAGGAATAATAGAAATAAAATTTTAAAAATTTGTGATATTAAAATTATTACAGTTAATTTGCTGCGATTTAACGAAGTAACTTCCGCCCCTAAGGTATTAGCTAAATTATAATTAACGGAGATAACAATCGAGTACTGTGGATAAACAAAAATTTTATATTTTTTTATGTTTAATTTGTTAAGAAGAAAACCTAGGGTGTATACCAAAATTGAGAATCATATTTTGGGGATAATTACGGAACTTTTAAAACTAAATAATACTGATATCAATTGTGATGAATTGGGAGGTAAGTATTATTTAAGTAATGAAGAACAGCATTTTAAAGTTACCGTATTAAGTAATGACTATGTTATTAGGTTGACTAATACTCGTGATTCTGTTGCTGAAAAATATGAAAAACTTTTTGTCGAAGATGTTCTAAAAGCTATAAAAGAAGAAAAACATCGAAGGATGGAAGTCGTTTATGATTCTATCAATAATAGTATAGAAAAAATGGCTGAGCGTTTACATAATACACTTATCGAAACCAATGAGCTTGAAACCCAAAAGGTGAGAAGGCTTGAAACGAAGCATATAAAAACAAAAAAAGTGAACTATTAGTTCACTTTTTTTGTTTTATGTCAGGTTGTATTGATGATTTAATTCTGTAGAATCATTTCATCATAAGTCAGGATTGTCTCGTATCCTTTTGAAGTGAAATATTCAGTTGGATTTTCTTTTGAAACAACCATAACAAAATCTCCGCCCCAGGCACCAAGACTTTTTACTACTCCGGAAAAATCAGGAAAGGCAATTTCTTTGATCGTTTCCAGTTCTAATATATTGCTTAAATGAATTTCGTGTTTTTCTAAAGCAAAGGCAAATTCTTTTAAGTTTTCTGCCTTTAGAACAGCTTCCGTTATTTTATCATTGTCGATAATGTTGTGCGCCAGATTTTGATTCTTGTTATTGTAATAAGCGTTTATTGCTGCTTTACTATTTTGTTTTTTATTGAGGTAAACGAAATGAATATTTTTAGTAAAATCGGGACTAAAATTAATTGTTTCTACGGTTGGTAAATTTTGTTGATCCAGACGATATATAATTGGCGTATTATTTTGAGCGCAGGCAATATCGTAACCGCTGCCTCCGAAACTGTTTTTAAGAAGCGTAAAAGCGTCAATTTTAGTCCATTGAGCAATGTTGTTCAATAAGGTTGATGATGTGCCTAATCCCCAGTTTTTTGGAAATGTAAGTTGCGTGCTTATTTTATAACCTTCTGCATTATTGATAAAATCAGGATTTAAAAGATATGCTTCGTGCAAAATGTTTACTAAAGTACTTTTAACTGTTTCGATTTGGACTGGAATATTGGCTATAATTTCAGAGAATGAAATAGTGTTTTGAAACCAAAGATTTTCATCAAAATCATAGCTTTGCCATTCAATTTCTTTATTTGAACCATTTTCTACAATTAAATTCTGTCCAAATTTTGTGGGTAACGCAAAAGCTTTGGCGCCATCTAAAACTAAATATTCACCTGTAATTAGGAGTTTTCCGTTACTGTAAAAGGTTGTTTTCATTCTGTATTTTTAAAATAAATTCCAATTAACGTTGGGGTTTGGAATTTTATTAGGAGGCTGTAATATTTGGAATTTTTATTTACTTTGTTTTCTTATATTTTCAATAAATTCGACAACGGCACTGTGTGAAACGGCATTTTTCTTAAAATGAGTTTTGATTAAATGACGTTCTTCATCTGTGGCTTCAAATTGGTTGATGATGTTGTTTAAGTGCATTTTCATGTGTCCTTCCTGAATTCCGGTTGTGGTTAATGAGCGTAATGCTGCAAAATTTTGTGCCAAACCTGCAACTGCGACAATTTCCATTAATTCTTTTGCAGATGGTTTTTCAAGTATTTCTAAACTTAATTTTACTAACGGATGTAAAGAAGTTAAGCCGCCAACGGTTCCGATTGCTAATGGAATTTCTAACCAAAAAGTGAAGATTCCGTTTTCAATTTTAGCGTGTGATAAACTTGAATATTGACCGTTTTTTGAAGCGTATGCATGAACTCCGGCTTCTACAGCTCTAAAATCATTTCCGGTTGCGAGAATTACAGCATCGACACCGTTCATAATTCCTTTATTGTGCGTAACGGCTCTGAATGGCTCAACTTCGGCAATTTGAACTGCCTGAACAAAACGTTCGGCAAATTCTTGTGGATTCGGAATATGTTTTTCGGTTAAATCTTCAATTGGACAAGAAACTTCAGCTCTGACAAGACAATTTGGAACATAATTAGACAAAATACTCATAATTACTTCCAGCGTTTCATTGTTCGAAAATAAATCTGAATTTTGAAATTCGTCTTTTAATGTAGTAGCAAATTGCTCTAAACAAGAGTTTATGAAATTTGCGCCCATGCTATCTTTGGTCTCAAAAGTAGCGTGAAGCTGAAAGTAGTTTTCAAGTAAACTTCTTTTGTCTTTTAGTTTTATATCTAAAATTCCGCCGCCACGTTGTTGCATGTTTTTAGTGATGCTTTGTGTTTCAGAAAAGAATTTTGGTTTGATTTGATCAAAAAAGGATTGTAGTTTTTGTGCATCTCCATTGAAAGTAAAATGTACTTGTCCAATTTTTTCGGTATCAATTACAGTGGCTTTAAAACCTCCGCGGGTTGCCCAATATTTGGCTGCTTTTGAGGCGGCTGCAACTACGGAACTTTCCTCAATTGCCATTGGGATTGTTTTGTATTTATTGTTTATTAAAAAATTTGGAGCGACTCCTAACGGAATGTATAGATTGGTTATTGTGTTTTCGATGAATTCGTCATGCAATTGTTGCAGCTTTTCGTCTGAATTCCAGTAATTTCTTATAATATTTAAGGCTTCTTGGGGCTCTGTGAAGTAGGTATTGGCGATCCAGTTTATTTTTTCTTTTTTGGATAATTTCGAAAATCCGGCAACTGCGTTGTTCATTCTCAGTGTATTAAATAATATTGTTGCGACAAAGATACCAATTTAAGAGTTTTGTTTAAAATCTATTTAAATTTAGAAAGTACGCAAACGTTATTTTTTTTAACATTTAACACTTAAAATGTGTATTATGTTTATTTTTTTTACTAAAATTGGGCTCTTTTTTATATTTAAAATAATTCAAATGAATACAAGTAAAATTACGGTTATACTTTTGTTATTAGTTGCTACTGTTTTTGGGCAACAAAAAATTACAGTTGAGAATATTTATGGTGGAGCTTTTCGGGCCAAAGGAATGGATGAATTGCAATCTTTGAAAAATACAGACCAATATACTGTATTGAATGTGGACAACGCCAGCAGAAGTATGCAAATAGATTTGTACGATTTTGCAACGTTAAAAAAGGTATCTAATCTAATCGATACAAAAAATCATAAGGAATTAGCAAGCGGAATTAACAGTTATATTTTTGATGCTTCTGAAAAAAAGATTTTAATTGCTTGTAATTCTAATAAAATCTTCCGTCACTCTTTTACTGCTGATTATTATTTATACGATATCACATCAAAATCACTAACAAAACTTTTCGATTTTCAGATTCAGGAACCAACTTTCTCGCCTGATGGAACTAAAATCGCTTATGCTAAAGAAAATAACCTTTATGTATATGATGTAGCTTCAAAAAAATCGACTGCTGTTACTACAGATGGAAAGAAAA
This genomic interval carries:
- a CDS encoding hemolysin family protein; amino-acid sequence: MEISIIILCLILSAFFSGMEIAFISSNKIYLEIEKKQDNFLSQILTKLTENPSKFIAAMLIGNNVALVVYGFFMGDLILKCIISLGFHFSDFSSLLIQTITSTFIVLMTAEFLPKVFFQIYANTLIKAFALPAYLFYRLFYYISTFFIWISDFVLRKFFKTEGDQTQLYFSKIELGNYITEQMNSVEDDEEVDSEIQIFQNALEFSGVKARDIMTPRTEIVDVDLFDSITDLKELFIETGYSKIVVSQNSLDDIVGYVHSFDLFKKPKTIKSVLMTVEFVPETILIKDALNLLIKKRKNVAVVLDEYGGTSGIITIEDIVEELFGEIEDEHDSEEEELIEEELGEGKYLFSTRLDVEYLNETYKLMIPEEDSYGTLGGFIVNYTKEIPQKGDEIVIDNFYFVIEEATNKKIELVKMTIKD
- a CDS encoding peptidylprolyl isomerase, whose translation is MAVLAKIRQRSALLIGVIALALFAFIIQDLFTRGSFGQSSKDVGSIDGKDISFEDFRVKVSNVEKSGQGITSTEAANRVWDQEVSIALLSAQFDKLGLRVGEKHLLEVLKADPNIGKNPMFLNAAGLFDVAKFKEYFKTNPEAAQYLSQKENDAELNAKYQIYSTLVKAGLYTTVSEGKLKYEMEANKVNFAYAAALYSSIKDSDVKISDDEIVAYMKKNEKKFKADETREIQYVLVEDKASKEDEAEIKAKITALLNGRVEYNTKTGKNDTLPGFRSATNIAEFVNSNSDVPYDSTYVPKNALPAIDADKLFSLPAGAIYGPYVYGKYYAISKSLGFKAGVNAKASHILIAYEGSQTPNAKEKRTKEEAKAKAEEILAQVQANPDSFMMLAFTSSDDSSAQQGGDLGYFGPNQMVKPFNDFVFNNGIGKIGLVETPFGFHIIKITDKQDGIRLATIAQKIEPSEATSDKVFTLATKFEMDAANKDFNTTAKELGLKVAAPVTAKALDEQFGPLGNQRNIIRWAYDKETSKGDVKRFEIANIGHVIAQYKSENKSGLVSVTLARPYVEPILKNKKKAEMLKAKMTGSSLEAIAKSAGVAVQQAADVTMDNPVLPGGVGQEPRVVGNAFALSANKISAPIEGNTGVYVVKNISTVKAPAAANHAEYVAKVKAQSASDASRILPALKANAKIEDNRLQFNY
- a CDS encoding GYDIA family GHMP kinase, encoding MKTTFYSNGKLLITGEYLVLDGAKAFALPTKFGQNLIVENGSNKEIEWQSYDFDENLWFQNTISFSEIIANIPVQIETVKSTLVNILHEAYLLNPDFINNAEGYKISTQLTFPKNWGLGTSSTLLNNIAQWTKIDAFTLLKNSFGGSGYDIACAQNNTPIIYRLDQQNLPTVETINFSPDFTKNIHFVYLNKKQNSKAAINAYYNNKNQNLAHNIIDNDKITEAVLKAENLKEFAFALEKHEIHLSNILELETIKEIAFPDFSGVVKSLGAWGGDFVMVVSKENPTEYFTSKGYETILTYDEMILQN
- a CDS encoding hydroxymethylglutaryl-CoA reductase, degradative translates to MNNAVAGFSKLSKKEKINWIANTYFTEPQEALNIIRNYWNSDEKLQQLHDEFIENTITNLYIPLGVAPNFLINNKYKTIPMAIEESSVVAAASKAAKYWATRGGFKATVIDTEKIGQVHFTFNGDAQKLQSFFDQIKPKFFSETQSITKNMQQRGGGILDIKLKDKRSLLENYFQLHATFETKDSMGANFINSCLEQFATTLKDEFQNSDLFSNNETLEVIMSILSNYVPNCLVRAEVSCPIEDLTEKHIPNPQEFAERFVQAVQIAEVEPFRAVTHNKGIMNGVDAVILATGNDFRAVEAGVHAYASKNGQYSSLSHAKIENGIFTFWLEIPLAIGTVGGLTSLHPLVKLSLEILEKPSAKELMEIVAVAGLAQNFAALRSLTTTGIQEGHMKMHLNNIINQFEATDEERHLIKTHFKKNAVSHSAVVEFIENIRKQSK